The following coding sequences are from one Diprion similis isolate iyDipSimi1 chromosome 9, iyDipSimi1.1, whole genome shotgun sequence window:
- the LOC124410210 gene encoding uncharacterized protein LOC124410210 isoform X1: MRPDSTIMALQQLNQALQALSKSVSNFHVGAVSIDDFKPLEEQIQDIRQILRKQKAHWILVNAKHNAHSVTEGNQDVGDGFENLHQAVGNMKIAGSMINVCLQSCTIDDIVLKDKSSPEIKKQVKECLTRLFILSDKLISLNVSMANALNEELNLKKECQESLLEHSQFLQTQKALRNARLHDANPEILRNKKKLELRLLKINIMKRLMTNMIATASDMLTQEPFLFEMMLKHRDIINIETIIEMAREKASTDSSPHA, encoded by the exons ATGAGACCGGATTCTACAATTATGGCACTCCAACAATTGAACCAAGCTTTACAAGCTTTGTCTAAATCTGTTTCTAATTTCCACGTCGGTGCAGTTTCAATCGACGATTTTAAGCCGCTCGAAGAACAAATACAGGATATACGGCAGATATTACGGAAACAAAAGGCTCATTGGATATTGGTGAATGCTAAACACAACGCGC ATTCTGTTACAGAGGGAAATCAAGATGTTGGCgatggatttgaaaatttacatcagGCAGtaggaaatatgaaaatagcTGGTTCCATGATTAATGTGTGTCTTCAAAGTTGTACGATTGACGATATTGTGCTTAAAGACAAATCATCGCCTGAAATCAAGAA GCAGGTAAAGGAGTGCCTGACAAGGCTGTTCATACTCTCGGATAAACTGATATCCTTAAACGTTTCAATGGCCAATGCATTGAACGAGgaattaaatctgaaaaaagaatgCCAAGAGTCCTTATTGGAACATAGCCAGTTTCTACAAACTCAAAAGGCTCTTCGGAATGCAAGACTTCACGATGCAAACCCTGAAATATTGAG aaacaaaaagaagttGGAATtgagattattaaaaatcaatataatGAAACGGCTAATGACGAACATGATTGCCACTGCTAGCGATATGCTGACCCAGGAACCATTTCTTTTTGAAATGATGCTTAAGCACAGAGACATTATCAACATTGAAACAATTATTGAAATGGCACGTGAGAAAGCATCGACAGATTCGTCGCCACATGCTTAA
- the LOC124410210 gene encoding uncharacterized protein LOC124410210 isoform X2: MRPDSTIMALQQLNQALQALSKSVSNFHVGAVSIDDFKPLEEQIQDIRQILRKQKAHWILVNAKHNAQGNQDVGDGFENLHQAVGNMKIAGSMINVCLQSCTIDDIVLKDKSSPEIKKQVKECLTRLFILSDKLISLNVSMANALNEELNLKKECQESLLEHSQFLQTQKALRNARLHDANPEILRNKKKLELRLLKINIMKRLMTNMIATASDMLTQEPFLFEMMLKHRDIINIETIIEMAREKASTDSSPHA, encoded by the exons ATGAGACCGGATTCTACAATTATGGCACTCCAACAATTGAACCAAGCTTTACAAGCTTTGTCTAAATCTGTTTCTAATTTCCACGTCGGTGCAGTTTCAATCGACGATTTTAAGCCGCTCGAAGAACAAATACAGGATATACGGCAGATATTACGGAAACAAAAGGCTCATTGGATATTGGTGAATGCTAAACACAACGCGC AGGGAAATCAAGATGTTGGCgatggatttgaaaatttacatcagGCAGtaggaaatatgaaaatagcTGGTTCCATGATTAATGTGTGTCTTCAAAGTTGTACGATTGACGATATTGTGCTTAAAGACAAATCATCGCCTGAAATCAAGAA GCAGGTAAAGGAGTGCCTGACAAGGCTGTTCATACTCTCGGATAAACTGATATCCTTAAACGTTTCAATGGCCAATGCATTGAACGAGgaattaaatctgaaaaaagaatgCCAAGAGTCCTTATTGGAACATAGCCAGTTTCTACAAACTCAAAAGGCTCTTCGGAATGCAAGACTTCACGATGCAAACCCTGAAATATTGAG aaacaaaaagaagttGGAATtgagattattaaaaatcaatataatGAAACGGCTAATGACGAACATGATTGCCACTGCTAGCGATATGCTGACCCAGGAACCATTTCTTTTTGAAATGATGCTTAAGCACAGAGACATTATCAACATTGAAACAATTATTGAAATGGCACGTGAGAAAGCATCGACAGATTCGTCGCCACATGCTTAA
- the LOC124410207 gene encoding uncharacterized protein LOC124410207, with translation MNASIMFINLAKRSYSIQKSRRVLSNPGIQRRADILEGDVEKDLEAFDDLDLEEAAPDFFGVHKSYSMHKQEMEAAKEKLKLRIVARKYFKEHEPNLLTYIEKQQIRHLHESDSLVYTPEKLSESFPALPHTIRRILKARWHARNADRVVKHDQQVINNWKKFKRGELPVEPRCRQHLEKFKNRNITLPDKAEVEKKLLPPPPEFKKPQSQIYSGLIQKYLQDKKGHDENNKVAVDNGSKNDYESKDLMHKYRKNSTENNLMFNSNQNPHIITIGDTGKEKRRIKNLDKPLTLDKFFEESVKNMGSAPSLEDQVLMDTYKKKVELETVKNQKLENIDRPGLQNFPTLPKSNLPLAVVEKQNEAKNIKVPDDSKKMELQTYVKVWEKKAIQEEHYSEVIKIPKDQYKKGKLYKIQDCFYDDDGEFLYRVPGLKG, from the exons ATGAACGCAAGtataatgtttataaatttagCGAAAAGATCGTATAGTATTCAGAAAAGTCGGAGAGTACTTTCGAATCCCGGCATACAGAGGAGGGCGGATATCCTAGAAGGCGACGTAGAAAAGGATTTGGAAGCTTTTGACGATTTAGATTTGGAAGAAGCGGCGCCGGATTTTTTCGGGGTTCACAAGTCCTACTCCATGCACAAACA AGAAATGGAGGCAGCTAAGGAGAAATTAAAACTGCGCATCGTGGCTAGAAAGTATTTCAAGGAACATGAACCGAACCTTTTAACGTACATTGAAAAGCAGCAAATACGTCACTTGCACGAGAGCGATTCGCTGGTTTATACTCCAGAAAAATTGAGCGAAAGTTTCCCTGCGTTACCTCACACTATACGTAGAATTCTCAAAGCTAGATGGCACGCTAGAAATGCGGACAGGGTCGTGAAACATGATCAGCAGGTTAttaataattggaaaaaattcaaacgaggAGAATTACCGGTGGAGCCAAGATGCAGGCAGCACTTGGAAAAGTTTAAGAATCGAAATATTACTTTACCTGACAAAGcggaagtggaaaaaaaactccttCCACCGCCACcggaattcaaaaaaccaCAAAGTCAAATATACAGTGGATTAATACAGAAATACTTGCAGGATAAAAAGGGacatgatgaaaataataaagtagCAGTAGACAATGGTTCCAAAAATGATTATGAAAGTAAAGATTTAATGCACAAGTACAGGAAAAATTCAACTGAGAATAACCTCATGTTCAATTCTAACCAGAATCCCCACATAATTACCATCGGGGACActggaaaagagaaaagaaggatCAAAAATTTAGACAAACCTCTTACTTTGGACAAGTTTTTTGAGGAATCTGTGAAAAACATGGGAAGCGCACCTTCGTTGGAGGATCAGGTCCTGATGGATACATATAAGAAGAAAGTGGAGTTGGAAACTGTGAAGAAtcagaaattggaaaacatTGATCGACCTGggcttcaaaattttccaacattgCCAAAGAGTAACCTGCCATTGGCTGTAGTTGAGAAACAAAACGAGGCAAAGAATATCAAAGTGCCAGATGATTCCAAGAAAATGGAGCTGCAAACCTACGTCAAAGTCTGGGAAAAGAAAGCGATTCAGGAAGAACATTACAgtgaagttataaaaattccaaaggaTCAATACAAGAAAGgaaaactgtataaaattcAGGATTGCTTTTACGACGATGATGGAGAATTTTTGTACAGAGTACCTGGACTCAAGGGCTAA